The genomic region aagctgaaaaggaaggCTACCTGGTGGGACGGAAGAGTGGAATTGTGAAGTTATGcaacctgggggtggggtgggagggaaggagctgATCTGAGGAGATGAGATTCTCAACAGAGTAAGAAACAAGGTGAATTCCTATAGAACCCTCCTTATCTATGGGAGGATCAAGGAGGAAGTCTTCAGTGTCTACCCACtaccctctccaatcagagggagggaagTGGCAGCAGGAGCAAGAGGTGAGAAGAAGGAGTGAGTTCCAGGACTGATTTCATCTTGTAGAATGGTGAATTTCTGGATATCACGAATTCTAGGAGAGCAGTAGtgtgagaaatgaaatgatgaatTCCCAGGGAGCCTTCCTTATATGGTGGAGGATGAGGGAGGAGGTTTCCACTTGTGCCAGTGTTTGTTTGGTCTggcagatacaactgaacaggaaacaaatatatacatgcacatataacatttttaatatatgcatatatttttatataaatatattctatttttcctatatgctgaaataaatacaaacagaatttTGGAGCTAGGAGGGATCTTAAAGATCTCATGCTCCAACACACTAATTTTATGCTTGAGACAACTAAAGTCTAGAGATGTTAAATGCCTGCCCCCAGGTCACAAAGTTACTTAGTGCCAAACTTGCATCTAGAATCTAGAATTAGATCCTACTTTGCTCTTAACTTGTAATTTTGCTCATGCCCTGTGCTCACGCTTGGTCCATTTGTATCCCCACTAATCCCATTTAGTACCCTCTTTTTTCCACAAATCAATTTGGGGTTCAGAAGTCTGTCattcaaatatattatatatgagggACTTTTTAGTTACTGTCCTCAAAATACTGGAATCACTGCATGAGAAAGTGCTAGGACCCAATGAATAATCAATCTCACCCATAAACTGCCCAAATCCTTAGTCTCCTTGGGTTACCCAAATCAAAATTTGATTTGtatgtcttgtatgtacatatacacacacgtacatgttgtctcttttattaaaatgtaagctccttgaaggtaaggactattttgattttgtctttgtatttctagtgcttagcacagtgcctgatctataggaggcattcaataaattcttattaattgaTTACTAATTTCATCAGGGTCTGGGCAGCTTGTGAGACTGAAATAACAATGGTGATTAACATATGTTAATTACATTCAATGAATTAGGTCTTAGGgatgctaagaaaaaaaatgaaactgtccctgccccggggggaactcacattctactggagggaaaataaaataatttacttgAATCACTTTGATCTATTAGTTCCTTCTTTCCCAACCAACcacaaattcttttctttgttttctatcCCCAGCTAGACATAACTGCCACCACTGCTACTGTTTCTAATAAATTTATCAACCAGATCTTTAAAACTCATTCAACTAGGCCTACACCCACACAATAAATGGTAGTGAGGCATTACAAAGCAGTtactttaatgagaaaaaaaagggggaaaatgttgTAACTGCTAGTAATCACCATAGTAAATATGAAGTTCTAAATGAAAATCTCAGGGCTCCTATTGGAAAAGTATGCTATCCTCAAATATTCCTCCAAATCAACAGACAAACTGATTGAAGGTACCTAcatctctgcccctctgattggaccCTTTGACTGGAGGGCGGGGCTATGGGATCTAGAGTCTCTTTTTAAAGAGAAGATTCAGCACATTCCTGGCCTCTGCCACTCCCCACATTTTCCACCAGCTTCACTGCTTCTGGACCTTTCTGGTACTCTCCATCATGCTCCTGTGTCAGGTACCTTCTTCTGTCCCCTAACCCActcctcttttcagcttccttttggttACTGTCTTACCCcactagattttaagttccttgacatcaggaactgtctttgtttttatttgtattcgtATCCCCAgctttagcacagtacctggcatatagtaggcacttaatgaaagtTTGCCTTAATCATCTCCCCACTTGCTAATCTTTCTCAGATCCAAATAAATAccaaaggcaagaaggaaaagaatgagagaatttTTGTGCCATCCAAACATTTCGTACTGGCCTGGTCTGACATCTTGGCATTGATGGCAATAGTCTGGATGTAACTGGAGAGTTAGTggtttaataacaataataataatgataaatgaaaTGATCAGATTTCAACTTAGTTCCTGATTAACTGAAGGAATGTCTATGGTCTTGGGTAACATGGTGTAAACAGCATTGGACTTAAGATCAGCAGAACTGGGGTTGAATCACAGAGGAAGTAGGATGGAATTGGGGGAAATGTAGATGATCTAAACGATATgtaatattatacacacacatatctcttaAAAAGCCTCCCTATGAGACTGTTCCCTATGGCAGGAGAAGGGTACGAGgagttttaaaaatagagttaGGCATTCTGTCTGAAAGAAGGGAGACATAGGATCCTTTAATGGGTGGAAGATCCACGTACTGAGACTACAGAAATGAGTTTGTTTGAACCATCTACTGCATCATTTTCAGGCTGGAGTGGTAGAGCAAGGTGGCAtgtgttcctttctttcttaggTCCCTTTTTTGAATGAAAGACCTGATTCCTTTCTGATCTCtggaaagaataataatagctgatgtttataAAGTACCTCAGGGTTGCAAAGGCCTTTACCTTTTTAACTTCTTtggtctttacaacaaccctgtaggtGTAGGAGAGTCTGATGGTCTGGAAATGGAGAGGGAGGAGTGGAGTCATGCAGAAATGAAACAGAAAGAACTAGCAGCCCAGGAGCAAcccacaaaaggagaaaaagaaaatagaatcgAACTTTGGCAGAGGTGAGATATTGAGGAGGGTCATTTGCCCTTCAGGCATATTGGTTTAGAAGATGCAGGCTGACATCACCAATTGTACCCACCTGCTAAAAAACTAAGAGAAATTCTAAGAAAATGGTCTGCTCTTTTCCCTGCATTCCCTCCCAGGGCCTATGGATAATCTACTTCTTTATTATCCAAATATATTAGGCAACTTAAATCTTGCCTCAAAGAGGTCAGGGGTTAGATATAATTAGGGaaagatataaatgtaaattaaagcagaGAGTCAAACTTCTGtataaatgttaggaattttccaaACTGGGTGCTCAGACCGATTGTGATTATACTCACAACTTCTTATCTAAAATAAACTCCCTAGAgctgcagaggaggaaaccatatggactttagaggccattagAGTACCCCAgtcttaaaatgaaataattattataaCAAGATGGTACAATGCTGTGAGgtagaaaatattattattatcccctttttacagattaaGATGCTagggctcagaaaggttaagtgacttccatgGCCACAAAACTAGTAAACGTCAGAGACACAATTTCAACCCTGGAATCTCATGAATTTAAGTACAGTATGCTTTCTGCTACACCATGTTGTTGGGAGAGCAGGTAAGAAGTGAAATTTCAAGATAGGTAAAGTTTATTTTTGGCACTGAATTGCCTCTCTGTGTTCTTCTCTTAGGTCTTAGAATCCCTTTGATTTTGTCCGCCCTGTCCCTCTCCCCAACATGCATCTGCTATATTTTAGGACACTTAGTACATTCTGGATGCCCAGGGAGAGCTGGTAGCCTAGACTTTCCTGAGTTATTTGGATCCAGGAATCTTTAGCACACATCTTTTTATACCTGGGAACTTTggccaaattatttaatttctctggacctcggttttctcatgtgtaaaatgaggagggttggaAAAAATGGACTCTAAAttactttccagttctaaatctatgcttttatgattctatgatccaatgattatttcctttttcaaactTCATTCCACATCTTTGGAGATTGCCAACACCCCTCAGAAGGAGCAAAAATATAATGCAACGGGGCCAGATGTTTGTGCATTGAATGAATAATTTGTTGTATATCCAAGGACCCATTAATTTGTAATTTGTGTATTTTGTAAATAAAGGTTTTAATAAGGATGTTCATTCTAAcacagtattttatatttacatttcctttaaaaattaagcaAGGTTATTGAATTTTGCTCAGAGGTCTCAATTTTTCATAGTTTTAATGCATAAATCTGCTGTAATTTCAAGTTATAGTGAGGGAGGCAACCAAGTTCCATAGAAAATTCATTATACTGGGTGTCAGAATATCTGGGTTCCAGCCCTGATTTTACCACTGATTAGCTGTGTTATGGAAAATCTCTTattctttttgggcctcagattttttaattgtaaaatgaggtttgcctcaatgatctctaaagtaCTTTATAGGACTGTGattcaatgtttgttttttaatttctttgtgtaGCTCAGGATCTGACAGTACCTTTAAGATAGACCTTTGATGGTAAAATGCCACTGagaattaattgattttgttgtGCTGTTGTTGTATTAtctcagccatgtccaactctttgtgaccacttttgggattttcttggcaaagatactggagtggtttgccatttccttctccagctcattttacaggtgaggaaaccaaggcaaacagggttaagtgacttgcccagggtcccacagctagtaagtgtctgaggctggatttgaactcagatattcctgactccaggtccagtgctctatccactgtgccacctagctacccattaGTTGAATTTAACTGAGgacatttagcttggagaagagaggatTTGGGGAGTCTAGGGTCaatattttcaaatgtttgaagggttgtcatacaaaagagggatcagatttgttctgtttggcctttgacaatcacttaaattctctgagtcttaatttcctcatctgtaaaatgagagggctggattagataggctctgagatcttttccagatctagctatgatcctatgagtggAAAGTTACAAGGAGACATATTTTAGATCAACACAAGAAAAAATTTTTTAGCTATTATGTTCATTAAGTGGAATGGTCGGCTAGGAGGAGTAATGAGTCCTCTggcactagaggtcttcaagtaggtGATGAATAACTACTTGTTCGATATGTTGTTGATGGAATTTATGTTTTGGGTAGGTATTGAGCTAGAACCAGATGGATTATAGCACCAAGTGGGACTTTAGAGATGGTCTAGGCaaactttattttacaaatgaaaaaaactgaagcccagagagagtaAGAGCCTTGTCCAAAGTAAATACCCTTCTTACTTGGAGATTTTATGATTCCACCATTTTAGAGCTCTCCCTTCATTCCCCACCTAGGAGCACATGAATTTCCAACACAAAAATCTTAAATTAATGTGCCAGAGAATACAACACTGAGTTGACTTTAGacatttatttaatcaaatgGATGCTGCAACCTTCCCTTCATTGCATCAGTGATGGTTACAGATGTATGAGCCACAggttattggttttgttttgttttttaatttttttccattgaactTAAATAAACATGTAAATGAAAGCAGGGTCTTCATGCAAGCGCATATTCAAAGGTTCCTTTGTCAAACTCTTCCACTTCATCTTCCCAAGTGGAGGATGGCATACTACTGTAGGGATCCAGCAGGATTTTGAAGCATCTGATAATAAGAAGGCCCAAGAAAATGCACAGGATTCCCACAAATGCAAAGCCTGTTTTTTGTTCCATTGTCAATGAGAAAGCTGAAACTTTGTTGACACTCATGCTGGCTGGTCCGTTGCTATGGTGGATGCTACTCATCATTTGCTACCACATCGTTGGAATTCTTCAGGATTTCTGCTTGTGTCATATCTTGGGCTACACGCAAAAAATACAGGCAGTTTAGTTGCAATCATATACTCAACAGTGTCAAAATAGGaaaatgttaggaaaaaaaaagaagaaagcttcCCATCTTTAAACTCTTCTGGCATAAAACATAAAAAGCCATTATACACAAAGACCGATAATGATCAGAAATCTTACCAAATAAATTTTCATGTTAGAATGAGATTATTTTGTCCAATGACATAATAGACTATAACACACTATAATACAATATGATGTGATGTAAAAAATGTATGATATTACTATCTACCCAATACTATAATATGATGTAATGTAACATATAGTGACTGATCAGTCATTTTGGTTGAATTTTGTTGAAGTGGTCAATTTAATCAAGGTTTACTtggtttatttgcttttttatacattcattcatttattcatttgcttaTTGCCCCTGGAGCTACAACTATATGAAGCTAAAACAACTAATTAACTAGGTGGAAAAATTATGAAACTGGTTAAACTTGTTAAACTAGTTATTTGACATTAGGTAAACTAAAATACCCATgtgttaaaatgaatttttttgccttaatcaacaagcatttattaaatgtctattctATACTAGGTGCTGtcctaaaaacttaaaaaatgaaagtctGTCCTcgaggagattacattctaatgggtgagattTCATCTACGTGCATAATTATGTATAAATTAGGTATATACAGAATGCAAATTGATTTGGGAGAAGAGGTATAAGCCATTGGggaatctgggaaggcttcatggaggaggtggcttAAGAGCTGAGTTTAGAAGGCAACTAGAAAttctaagtgtcagaggtgaagaaggaatgtgTTCTAGGCATAAGGGGGAGAGCCAACACAAGAcatggagacagaagagagaaagccatgtgaagaagagaagggaggccaATTTGattggattgtagagtatgtgagGAAATAATGTATATTAAGCCTAGAGAAGTATATTGGAGCCAGGtggtaaagggttttaaatgtcaaacagtaGGGTTTGTTTTTTATCTTATGGATTCAGCAGAGCTGAGTATATTTATCAGAGCATAGGAATGACAATGGTCAGAAATATCCCTTTGACAGCTGTGTGTGGGCTCCTTCATCTGAATGTGACCTTCCTGACAGCACAGGCTTTGTAtatgactttctttttattccatcATTTAGCACACTTCCTAACACTTagcatgtacttaataaatacttgctgactgattgactgaagggtggattggagagggTAGAGATTTGAGGCTGAGAGAACAATTAGCCTGAACTGGAGTGGTGGCTGGGGgtgtgaagagaaggggaaagatgaaAGATGTGGAAGTAGAATTAATTTGGGGACTGATTGCTATGcgaggtgaggaagagagaggaactcaaggatgacactgagacTGCGACCTTGAGGTGACTGAAAGGATAGCGGCGCCCCGAATTGattttgagatgcttatgggacatcCGATTTTAAATGTCCAACAGACAGTTGGTGATACAGGAATGgggttcaggagagagactagggatagctctatagatctgggagtcatctttaGAGATATCATGAGCCCATGGGAGCTATTGAGATTAGaaaggagggtgggggaagggagggagggaggggagagagagagagagagaggagagagagggagagggagagagagacggagagagagagagagagagaggaagagagagagagagagagagacagagagagagagggacagacagggacagagagagggagagagagagggagagagaaagagaaagaaaactatgttCTATACTTTGTATAAGCTGTGTCGCTGTCCTGATGAACAGCCTAACTGGACTTGTTTGGTTAAATTGACTAAATACAACAGTTGTTTTGGCCTCATGCTGACAGAACCAcagaaagttaagtgaattacctaGATTACAGTTTGTCATGGGGGATACTGAAGTCTGCTTGCTGTTGTTTCAATATTGTTCCAATCCACTAGATTGCAGTGTTCCCTTAGACAAAATCAACACCACTGAAATAGTCAAGTTGTTTATTGACAGCAGGATGTGAACCACAGGGCATTtgttaaaatgaaacaatttctccCCTGAATCAGAATGCAAGCTCCAAATTTGCCTATGATATAACCAAGTAGAGTGGTTTTTTCTTTAGCTCCTCAGGAAGCTACAAATTACAGTAGTTACTCAGTACCTTGGAAGAAAAGTACACTGAACTTACAAGTATGTAATTTGTGATGAAGGAagttttggttttaaaaatgccatttttttaataattagcaAACAGGGAAAATAAAATCAGTTCAAATATGAGTAACATGAAAACTTATTTGTATCTTAGACTAAGAACCAACCTTAAAAAAGCATCAAGTATCAAAAAGCATACCAGTCCACCCAGATTTTTAATGAGCTTGTTAGTTTTTGTAGAGATATGCTGTTAGTAAAGAAAGTAAAGCAGTATTCTTTTCCACTAACTTGGAGTATATTTTTACTCACCTTGGGTGAGCAGGCAAATGGCTATTTCATTACTGTTTATGACCATTTAAACTGACAGTTTTACTTCTAAACAAATGTACAAAGGATGAGAAGAGGGGCATACAAACAAGGTCAAGTACAAAAGAGTAATATGAATCCTTAAGAATGGTGAGCCAGCATAGCATAGAAGCTAGAGTTTGAGGTGTGCAGTCAGGAAAAACACAAGTTTAGATCCCATCCCTGACACACGATGTGgctacaggcaagtcacttaatccttgtagaccaagttttctcatctgtaaattggggatcatGGACAGTATCTATCCCATAACATTTTTAggaagctcaaataagataatttatgtaaCATGTTATATAAATTTCATAGATTATTAGTGGCCTCACTGCTTAAAGTTTAAGTGAGCTGAGTctaggaaaaaaatcccaaagacaacaaagatggCTTTTAAAGTTATTCCATAATGAGAGACTCCATCACCCAACTCTGGACATCTCCACTGGCTACTCCTCtcttgcctggaattctcttgctCCTCATCTCCATGCCCTTGCCTTCCTATCCTCCTTctaatcccagctaaaatctcatcttctacaagagccttttctgatcctctttAACTCTAGTACCCTCCCTCTGTGCTTATCTCTGTTTTGTCTTGGCTTTATCTCCTTTGTAAGCAGCTGTTTTCCTGTTGTcctccactagattgtgagctccttgagagcaagactggtttggtttggttttgcttttctttatatcccaagcccttagcacaatgcctagcatgtaAAGGTGCTTAACACTTTGTTGACCAATTGACTGACCATCTCCTTGGCTTGCAATGGCCTCGGTGTTCAGGTATTCGATCACCTCTTCTGATGATGTCCTTCCTGAACTTGCATGTGCCTAGGCCCTCCTCTCTTAGTTCCTAAAATTCCTGCTATCTCATCTTGAAGTCATACCTCCCTTCTCTGAATCACCCATCTAGCAGCTTACCCTGGATCACCATGGACCGTCCCTCTGCTCTCCACCTCCAAAGGAAATACATCTCAAAGTGCAGTCATACTTGCAAAAGAACATCAGAaccattattattcattttaaagtaaTGGAGAATTAGATAATGGCCAAAAATAGCAATAGATGAATGATATCCCAATATTCAAAGAGCAAGAAAAAGGTAAATCTTAGAAATTGTTATCTTATAACCTTAACATTGATCTCTGGCTAAATTCTATGACATATTCTTGAAAGGATAGTTTGCTAGAGTTTAGAAAAGAGTACACTGAGTACCAATAGCCAACATGGCTCTAAGTGCCATGAGTCTAAGTGCCAGGACTCTCAGACCACATTACACCAAGCTAACCTATCTAGTCTTCTAACAaaacaaagttttcttttttgacagtttGATAAATCAGTTAAATATCATATGACATATATTGATTTGagcaaaaatatttaacaaagtctTTTGTAATGTCCATGGTGGTGAAGTATGAACTAGATAGCAGCACTATTACATGGGTTGATTGAACATTTTTGAGAAAAGAATGTTAATGACTACTCATCAACTGTCTATCTCCGGTAGAGTGCCACAAGGCTCTATCTTTGGTTCTGAGCTACTCAGcatttttattaatcatttaatgAAGACAtaaggaaattattttcaaagATAAGCTAACACCAACAATAGCATAATCAAGATTCAAAGCTATCTTGATAAGCTTAGAATAATAAGCCCAAACTAAGAACACAAAAtttaacagaaagaaatatgaaaccTTAAATATGAGCCTTAGttcatttggagaaaaaaaaagacagtttaaGCTTGCAATAggcttttttaaaagttaacaaAATCTTAGCTTGCTTTAATGTAAATATAGTATCTAACTCTTAGGAAGTAATATTTTCACTGTTTCATGTCTTAGACAATATCTAGAGTATAATGCTcatttctgggtaccacattttaagagTGAGATTGACAGACTTGAGTGCATGCAGAAGtgggcaaccagaatggtgaggGTTTTGGAAACCACATGATTTAGGGGGGGAAATGACAGAACTTGGGATGTTTGAcctagaaagaataagaaaagacaTGAGAATTGTCTTCAAATATATGGAAGTCTGTGTTGTGGAAGTGGAAATAAATTTATCCTGTGTAACTTTAGGCAGCAAGAAATTTACTTATATGAAGAAATCAGGAACTAAGTGAAGAAAGGACAATAGAAGAGCATTTGGATGAAgatgaacagagaaagaaatggaagaagtatCGTAACTAGatatagagagaaaaatagatgaGAAATGTAAGAAAGAGTTCCTAAGCCTAGCAACGGAGGCATGATATGGTAATTATGGTGGATTTCAATTATCTAAATATCTGATCTTTtctggtcagtcatttcagttatgtctggctccttgtgatcccatttgggttttttgtagggcaaaaatattagagtaatttgccatttcctcctccagctcattttacagatgaagaactaaggcaaacaggggtaagtgacttgcccaggacacagatagtaagtatgtggggccagatatgaattcagaGTGATTTCAGACCcaacaccctatccactgcaccacttaggtgCCCTACATAATAGGCAATAATTTCTTAATATGCCTTAATGATAgcttcatccttcaaaaggtggaaTAATTGAGAGGAACTTTTATTCTTACCTCTCAATAACAAGTAGTAACTGGTTTTGGTGGTAAAAAATGGGAACTATATTATCTTAGCATCtgtaaaagaggaaaggaaacttGGGTATGTTCTGACATCTACcttagattttggaagaatagattTCAAAGGCTTCAAAAAAACCAATAGGTATGAACCCGTGGACCGATACTCTAAGGGGAAAGCTAGCCCAGGAAGGATGGGAAACTTTCAAGAATGAATGTCTGAAGACATAAAGGGAAATAATccccatgagaaagaaaaggggagttGTCTAAAAAGACTAATGCAGATTACATTGAAACTCATCAAtcatcttggattttttttaaatgttcagaaGATGGCATAAAGCAAAAGAAGTAAGAGGATGAACAGAAAAATGGACATGTAGGAACAGTGTCAAGAGTACTAAAACTAAGAATGAGTTGAGATTGGTGATTGAAGATAAAGATAataagagtttttaaaattatattccacaaaagagaagaatcaaaagaGGAACGGGACTATTGCTCAGGTAGATAAAATGATAATAGACAATAAGAGAAATGTCAGAACTACTGAAATCTTACTTTACTTACATTTTCTATGCCAGGAAGAATGATCTTTAGAATGGAAAGGACTGAAAAGAATTCTAATAAGAAATGTCTTATGAAGATAAGTAGGGAGATACTAAGACAGCATTTAGCTACCCTTGATGAGGTTAAGTTACCAAGCCAGACCAGATGAACTATATTCTGGGGTAATAAAGCTGCTAATTAACATTTGCCtagtactttaatgtttgcaaagcactttaagtaTTAGGGTATTAAAAAATTTGACATACTTGATTGCTAAGCCATTttcaatgatctttgaaagaccATGAAGAGTCTCTGAAGTCCTGGAAAAGGGTTGATCTTGTCCTGATctaccaaaaaaagggaaaagggtgaAGTCTGCAACTATAGATTAGTGAACTCGACTTCAATTCCTGTCAAAATTCTAGAGTTGACTCTTAAAGAGATAGTGAACACCTAAAAAAGAAGCAGCGATTGCAATGAGCCAGAGTAGCTTCATCCAAGGATAGGTCATGCCAGGCTAATCTCATTGTATTTTCTGACATGCTTATGTCATCCATGAGTGGATTGATCATAGGAATGCTGGAGAGTAGTTCAGCAAAGTAtaagggggttgggggaagagaagggaatgagcatttattaaaggcttacagtgtgccaggcaggggagctagatggctcagtggatagattgctgggtctagagtcaggaagactcatcttcctgagttaaaatctagcctaagatacttactagatgtataaccctgggcaagtcacttaaccctgtttgcctcagtttcctcatctgcaaaatgagctggagaaagaaatggcaaaccactccaaaagaaaaccccatggacagtattggtgtgttatggtccactgtgccacaaagaattggacacgactgaacaacaacaacagacagCCATTTATCTTAAAGATCTAAGGGTTTTAAGACTTTTTATGACTTCAATGATGTCATATGTGACACTATTATATAGCATCATAGCTGCATTAGGAGAAGGATAGCACTCAAGACGAGGGAAAATCTTCTGTACTCTGACCTACTTAGATCACATCTAgaatattgtgtttagttctagGTAGTCTATATTTGGAGGGATATTTATAACCTGGAAagcatccagaggagggtgaccaggataGTGAAGAGCCTCTAGATCTGATCAAATGTAACCagttggaggggagaggagatgtttagtctagaagaaaaattagggaagAATATAATATCTGTGTGTCTGGGTAATTGAAGAACTTTTGTCAGTATGATGACATATGGTTCTATGGACAGTCTCCTGTTCTCATTTTATTATGACACAGTCCTCATTTTATGGGTGTTGCAGGTGGTCAGTGAGCTAGTCCCAAaattaaatgggggggggggtggaagaaaGTGGATTGGATTGAAAAACTCCATAATGCTCTCAATAATCCCAAGCTACTGCTTGAAACAAAACACCGTCTTTTGAATACCAATATTCTTTTAGTTGATACTAGATGacagaaaattatgaaatacCACAGTCTCTGCCAAAAGGGTTGGAATAAAAGGATGTTG from Trichosurus vulpecula isolate mTriVul1 chromosome 8, mTriVul1.pri, whole genome shotgun sequence harbors:
- the CTXN2 gene encoding cortexin-2, which encodes MMSSIHHSNGPASMSVNKVSAFSLTMEQKTGFAFVGILCIFLGLLIIRCFKILLDPYSSMPSSTWEDEVEEFDKGTFEYALA